Within Cyprinus carpio isolate SPL01 chromosome A11, ASM1834038v1, whole genome shotgun sequence, the genomic segment aaagtttaatcacTGAAACAGCTGCATTAAGGTCTGTAGCGAAAACTACTCCACTTAGAATACAATTGATGAATGATACACACACCTCTAAGAGCGTCTGAGCGGGGTCCCCAGAGTCTGGACGAATTATAAGAGCAGAATCCTCACTCCTCTCCATCACTCTCTCCTTCAGCTTGTCCCCCCAGATGTGCTTACAAGCcttaaaaatgtcataactgtCGCTAACCACAGCTACAGGCCCAGACGGAAACTGGTCCAGCAGACACTCAAATGCGTCTTTCTCTCGGCTCTTGCCCCAGGAGATGATAGTGCTACagagacatgaaaaacaaagtGATCTACAACACTAATTAGTGAAGTCCCATCCACTCCTGCTTTATTTAGTTTGAAGGTGCATAAGGCTAAGACTAAAATTAACGGGTTTCACTTTGCTAAAGAAGCATTAGAAAGAAACATTTGCAGCAAATGAGTCATTCGTGTCTAACAATCCTTAGCCAtagagctataaaaaaaaaaaaaattcactgagtGTTTCACGGAATGGTTGAAAACTGGAATGACGTCACAGAAGAAGTCGTGTGATTTGAAATTAAGAGTGAGAGCTATACTGGGAAATGCACTCAAGCACACAGACAAAAGGCGCTACAGCTGCGAGATGCATGAATGTGTAGCTACTAATAGAACAAATTAGAAATCAGTGGAACAAATGCAAATTAACACGCAGGTGTTTAACGTCAGCGCTGAATTTTCAAGACACTGGCTGTTTGAAACTGAAGGCAGCTGTCTAACTGACTCACTGCCCAGTCCCTTAAAAGGAAATTCTCTACTAATTTCCATGCAATCACGATGAATATGATGAAGCTTTCAAGCTATTAATGAACACAAAAAAGTGTTCCATACAAATTGTTCACTATAtttccaagtcttttgaagccatatAATAGTTGTGTGTGATGAGCAGTCCAAAAGTTAAGCTGTTAGTGACTCAAAATCTTGACGTCTGCTCTAACGCCCCTTGGCAGGTTCATGAGAGTTCAGGAGatcagtgaatgaatcattcttttgaatcggATTAATCTGTTTCTCCATTTCAACCCAATCTGGTCACAATGAACAACAGCTCATGGAATGGGAATAATGAGTTAAATTTCTCTCTGTTAATTACACAAACTCTATATCGTCATGAGGTTTCAGACTTGGAATACAGCACATAATCACATATACCTCTTGTATAATGTTTCTGTGTTATTCTTTGAAGTTTTGAAAGCTCCAGTcacccattcattgtaattgcatggaaaaaagcAACCAATATAGTCTTTAAAATATTTCCTGTTTCagggaaaaaataaagtaatatggaTTTGGAGTGATAAAAGGGTAAGGGTATATGGGtaatgatttttaattgttttaaacagaaattttaaattattttattaattatttattattttattattttataaactaaactaaaatgtatcatgttaaacaatctaaaacagttttattttattacttagtatataaattctattatattatttcttaatattttgagttagcttTTATACTTTTtccgttttctttttaattttagtttaattttagtattttttttgtgcttgtcatttttattagtgtttgtttttaatatttggataaaaaaaaaaaaaaaaaaaaaattcaaaaaaactttCAGCTGAGCAGGTTTTAGGCAGGATGAAATTTGATCATGCCTTGACAAAATAAGTGTGCAGTAAGTACATATGTGCATTACCTGTGTTCTGCAGCAGGGATGGAGAATCCAGCCATAGGACATCCGTAGTATTGCTGAGCCATCAGCAGACCTGCCACTGTATCTGTGCTGCAGAAATTCACCAGATGAGCAGCTCCACCAAGTGCTGCCGACTATTTCAgtaaagagagaaagaacaaagCAGAAATGAGCCAATGAACCTGTTTAATGTCAAACCCACAGTCCCTGAAGTCTTAATTGTACATTAATATTCCTGAGTCTCCTGTGAAATCCAAAAGATCAAATGTTGTGATTTCTCTCACGCCATTTAAAACATTAGCCAATTCCCATTATGCTGATCTTGTTTTAGTAACTGAATTATGGACATTTTCTATATTCCCCTGATTTAACGCTCAGGttattgagtctgtctcagttcaTTCATCGCAGGGTCACAGTAATCAGTGGGGATTTGCCCTTTAGTGATGGTCAAGGGAAGGATGTTGCTCTAAAAAGTGAACACGTTTAATTCCAAGTAAAATCTCTTTAGCCCCCTGAGGAGAGCATCAATATTTCTAGCTCTACTACAAGGTGTATATTTATGtgagtcttttttgtttttctttcttcttttttaaatttttttatttttttttttattttaagaactgatGAGATCTGGCCTTGATATCAACTCAAGGAAATCAGATCCGTAACAAGGCTTTAGTCTGCAGCTGTGATTGTAGCAAGGATCTAGGGACCTCATCATGTAATTGTCATTGCAGTAGATGGGCACAGCGCAGCACAATATGATGGATCAGCACaaataccagtgttattttagtattatttatatactattgtagatttttttttaaatattttgaaatagctttcattttagaattttcagttttcattttgtattttagtttaaattatagtaatttcatttttcagtttttttattttatatcctacttattattctatttaaacttaaaatatagcaCACAACTTGTATGGAGTACTTTCATGTTTTTAAGGTACTTCACTTTTTCTACTTGAACACTAAAGTCATATGGGATTAAAAGGatttgagggtgagtgaatgatgacagaactttcactTGTGAACCACTCCTTTAAAACCACTCCATTCAAATCTATCATTGCTTGTCCCTTGATCAGAAGAGAGTGATGAAGGAGAGTAAGCAGGATCCCTGAGTATCAGAGGCATTAAACTCTGCTTGGCATCATTAATCTCCTCTTGAAGCCATCATTAATCCAGTCAGCCGCAACCTAGAAAATACACTATCAATATCCCACTGTCCCTAATGAAGACTCGATAGTTTTACACAGCATGACTCAGTCTGTTTTCAGTTGCTGAGGGAGAAGAGCTTCGGGCTTTCTTAGATCCCACACCGATGTTCTTTCCCTTCTAATTCAttctgttttttcctttcttcAAACTATTTTTGCACTTACTTTCCCCACAGAGCCTCGCATGATAGTGACAaggaaatatttaatgtaatcgCCAGTGATCAAACAGgcttaaacacacatgcacaatagCAATATTACATTGACAGTTGGCAGAGAAATATTCCACAAAGCCAGATATAACGTGGGCCCTGATTAGGATGTCCAGATGGATGGCTTTTCATTGGACAGTCATGTGACCCAACAGATACAATTTTATAGGATATAAGTGATTGTTACTGGTgtgaaaaaactaacaaaacaaaatattagtgCAATGGTATTATATTTTCCAATAAGGTTAAAAAGGTTGCAAGTTCAAATCTCTCTTTTAAACCTctgctagtgttttttttttattattattaaatcataaaataaaaaatatgaattcaaaattgtaaataaaaaaaaaaatcataaaaattttgaatcaaatcaaatgaaaccttattagaacaatttaattatatttgctATGGAATTACAAAGGTTTCAATTTCAAATTTGCAAAACCTTGCTTATTTTTTAAGTTACAAAtgcaattaaatcattaaaataaacaaaccttttaatcaattaaaataaaaccttttcagTGCAGTGGTATTATATTTGCTATGAGGTTACAAAGGTTGCAAGTTCAAATCTCTGCtagttaaaatttaattataatataataataataataataagaagaagaagaagaagaagaagaaatcatcCAATAAAACTTTTGAATCAAATCAATCCTTTTCAGTGCAGTGGTATTATATGTGCAATGGAGTTGCAAAAGTTGCAAGTTCAAATCTCTGAGAAACTTATAAACtatgattatttttaacaaagataAAAGGCAACTGCATGTCAGTGAATATATATTAAGAGTCGGTGTCATAAACACTGTGGTCTGCACTTGAGTTGAGTCTAGCCAGGTCTAGTGATGACAGGTTTAGCATCACTTCACATGTACCTtctataaataattgtttttagtttattaataagacttaaatgtaaatatccaGCCTGTGAAATGACCTAAACCTTGAAGcgtatttctgatgttattggAAAATGCACATTTTCTAATCGGTCAGGCTGCATGGTTGATCTATGAGGTCTGCATCACCATCCTCCAGTTTTAGATCATGGCGCACTGGTCTCAAAAGGGCACCACATAGGGGTTATGTCACACCTCATCAGAATCCAGTGGTCTCactttcacacacagacacacacaaaggtCTCCTGCACTAAACACATCCACCCAATCAGTAACTGACTCACTGCTTATCACTAGTCACCCAACACCTGAACCCGCCACTGTGCGATATAGATGAAACCTGGCAGAGTTGACCTTTACACAGCAGACAGACCGATTCAAGAGCCAAACAGTCATCTTTACTCACACAACTCTTCAAACAGCACCACCTGATGACCCAAAACCCATCAGCGCGACAACCTCACTCAAACACAGCCAACAATCAGGGCTCCTACCTCTGAGAAATACAGAAATCAAGAGCGCATTTCAAAAGGTCAGGTCTGATCTCCTTTTGATTAAATGGAATTGCCTTGTCTCATAATGAATCGATTTTCTGCTTTCACCAAGTAATGTCTGATTTCATTTGCCCCAGATGACTGAGCTTTCTTTAAAAAGCACTGAAGCGGGAAAGACCATGTTTAGCTCGAGCTTCGATTTCAAGGCTAAAAAAAGGAATAAAGGTAGAGATTTTCACACCAGAGGCACTTCCTGTTTAACTTAAAAGATATTTCAGTGCTTTGGATGACTCTTTTTCAAAATGCACAAGTGAATGGCTACAGAAATGAGATCTTCAGGGCAAATCAATGTCATGTAATCAGTAATACAAGAAAACcagttattttttagttttctatACAGCCTCTTATAGtcaaaacatataaaaggttgttttttgtaagtatcaaacacacaacacaacacaacagactAGTCGATTATGAAAACAGAAAGATTTGCACATCCAGAATTACAAGCAAGGTACCATGCATGGTAAAACAAAACATGGTAACAGCATGTTACTGgggaaatgttttaaatatctcACACAATACTGCTAGTATTGACTGTGCTGATTAGTGTTCATTTCGTTAACGAAAACTATGACGAAAAATGTTCATCAAagagttttttttcccctgacgAAAACGAGATGATGACAAGACGATAATAACGTCATTAAACGATATCTGAGACTAAATGAACATGCAATATcgttgatgaaaaaaaataaaaactaaaaaaaaaaaaaaaaaaaaaaaaacctaccaaaacctttttaaataagattaaaaaaaaggaacaaaaaaaactaatacacaagaacaaaaatattatgcgtgtgttcatgtttgtggttgccagatatcaagagctCAAATCCCCCAATAGGAGCTTTTCTGCTAAACGGATATGTGCTCTGCCCGGCTTTTTGCTTtatgcaatctggcaaccattcaCATGCCCTCTCTCTGCGGAGGCACCGTGATCTGAAAACActgacatacagtactgtacaagTACGCTGGAGTTCAGCGATCTCCGTTTGAGGTATTCTGTTTAAATGAAAGTGTCATTcagccagtctgtgttctgtACTGGATATCGAATGCATTGTTTGTGATAGTGGTTCAGGACTGTAACGTTACTTACGCAACCTCTGTGCAACAATAAGTCTTTTTGCtgtagttttaaaaaagaaacattaatgcAATTTGGAATTACTATAAGAAATTTCTCTGTTATAATATTTAGAGAGTAGGTTTTTGTTCCACCAGTTTTCATAAGGCAGACAGGGCAAGTGAATATATAAAGtctttggtgtttatttagcCTCTAACTGATATCCTGTTATAAATCCTTACACTAGATGACGTAAAATTATCCATGCATACAAGTCGATATTCTATTGATTTAtacttgtaaaaataaatgtcccaaatgacaacaatcattgcaattaaaattgACGAAACGAAAATGTTCCactgactaaaactaaactaaaattctCTAAAACAGGACcagttgactaaatatgataaaaactaaaagttacatttgacacaggactaagactaagactaaattaaaaatagctgacaaaattaacactagttCTGAtccagtattatttatatttaccaaggcaacatatatatatatatatatatatatatatatatatatatatatatatatatatatatatatatatatatatatatatatatatatttttttattatttatttatttatttattttttctcatttaaacatttttatatagtttttagttaacaatagcaacacAGTCCTGAACAGGAAGTGTAATTACTAATCCACACCCATCGTACCTCTTGTGAGGACACCCCTCTGTAGCCAAAATCGTGCAGTTTGATGTCCAGTCCCTCCAGGCTCCCTGTTGTGGCCTTCAGGTGCTTGGCCAGAATCTTTTTGAACTCCCTGGAGATTGTTGCCACGGTGATGGGGTACCACATTTGGACCAGCATCGTCTGCAGGGACAGAATGTACACACAATCACATGTACGTCAGAGAAGACCAAAGATGGCTTGTAATTGCGCTCACAATTTTTATGGCCCTGACCATTTTAATTGCACACATTGATCTGTGGGCCCTTTTAGGACGTGCACATCAGGAACTGACAAAGATTGAAGATTGTGATGGTCTAAGCAAATCAGTTCGAGTTAGAAAGCTTGTTTCACCACTAAGGATCATAGAGCGAAGGATCTGGAAAACTACTTTGTATCTCATTATGATGGAACCATCAGGAACTGTAATGATAAAATATTGTATACCACAATGTTCCATTAGAACAGTAGAACATGGCGCTTTCAATGCCAAAGTGATGGGCATGATTCCGATAAAACCGATAAAATGCTTGGATAAAATGTTTAGATAAAAGCTTTTGTCAAATGgaggaataaatgtaaatataaatattaaaaatgtatggttTTAACTCTATATTAGGAAAATAATTTGAGTCAAATAATGTTCATCGTTGATTACAGGCATACATCGCCAGACCtggtagcttaaaaaaaaaaaaaaaagaaagaaaaagaaagaaaaggtttgtctacataatgacaaaaaaacagcTGTTGTGTGAGTCTGCAGGGCAGGTCAGTGCCTAACGACCTCCTGTCCTCACTGACCCCACCAGCCTGTCCAAACCTCCCTCAGTTATTTGGTCCAGGATCAGTGGCTAGGAGCATGCTGGAAATCAAAGCCTGCTGTCATCCTGAACAACAGTACATCATCCAATATGAAGTAATGTGCCACATTATCAGGTTTGCGGACTATGCTGACAGTCAGACATTCATGGGGGCTTTGTGTTGCTGTTAAGAttattgtgagagagagagagagagagagagagagagagagagagagagagagcgagcttttgcaaagttttttaagaagtatcttatgctcaacaagtcCAGTGTTGGGGtagagttacataatcagattacttttttcaagtaactagtaaagtcaCGCATTACTTTGTAATTTACAAGGAAATagctgagttactttttcaaataattaatgcaggttactttgttttcccatgtaTTGCCTGAGAGCTCTCCTGTCCTCACGTTGAGAGAAATTGGAAGTaagtgcagaggtgttgtgtaaacatgatgttactgtagttctagactacatgcatttactcatcacACTTTGCACAAAACAGATTCAggattcctcaaaatgaatagaaaacagtgaaatgcaaactcagaaaatgatgcaaacctgcaataattaaatatgttaaataacacaaattttctttatgcatttaatctcattttattaaccagtgtctttgctgctgctTGACCTTCAATAATCCAATTCAGCCATAtgaataagcaaaaatgactttagataaacacaacatttgtGTTTCCTTTATTcaatacttaaaacaaaaaaatttaaccaaaaccaaataataaaaaataaaacaaaaataacataaaacaaaactttccataaaaagtaactaagtaacacaattagttactttttttagggagtgacgcaatattgtaatgcattacttttacaagtaactttccccaacactgaacAAGGCTggatttaactgatcaaaaatacagtggaaacagtaaaacatgattaacgtttttatttaaatatttaaaatgtaatttattcctgtgatggcaaatctgaaatttcagcatcattactccattcttcagtgtcacatgattcttcagaaatcattctaatatgctgatttgcagctcaagaaccACTTCTCCTTATTATCATAAAGTTGTACcgcttaaaatttttgtggaatccatgaTACACATTTTCTTCCTATAATTTTTTGAACATAATTtttgttcttattatttttttaaacattcattggGACATCTCAGAAATTATACTTTTGCATGATCTGCATTggttatcttttaaaaaatgttttaaaagaaatgaagatGAAAGAAGACAAGTAGTACCTCAATATAATTGGTGAGCCAGAAGAAATCTGGATCTGTGTTCTCCACAGTGAAAAGAACGTTCCCTCTGGGAATGATCTTCCCCTCAGGAACTGCTTTGATTCGGATTGGAAGACGGCCATCATATTTCTGACAACACAATAACGAAAAGGAAGAAGGCAGGTGGTCGTTATCTCCCGTTGTATTCATCTCCGGAACAAAGTAAGCAGACTTCAAAGTCATGTAATGGTGAAATATCTGAAAAGAAACTTCGACTTTGAAATTCTTCAACTTCTGTTTGTACCTCTAAAACTTTCCTCCATCCCTCTTCATCGAACACTGCCTGTTTAAAGTGCATCTGATAAAAGACTTTCGCCTGCTGAATCTTTTCCTCCGTGACAACTGGACCTGcaagatttttataaatacatgAGCTCAGAGATATTATGATGAGCACACATGAGGAAAACAGTCTACTTATTGAGTTGCATTTTAAAGATCTGTACATAAAGCATATGctcttttgaaaatgttcaaTATGTAAACACTAAACTAGCAGGCCATTTAATGATACAATGACATGCACATATAATGTGACAATAAATGCACAGATTTGTTTAGCAAGATATCACATGGCATGTCTCTGTAGTTACAAATTGCAAAGTTTACAACAGCCATGGCTACAGGGAGAATGCAATACCAGACTAACTGTCTTAAGATTCAATGAAATATTCATTGTGAAAAGAGCGAGTACAAACAGTTTGGCTGGAAAGAAAATCTAAATCAGTGAAgacacataacaaaaaacaaaacaaaaacaaatgctgcCACTCAGACATTTTGTTCATGGTTGCAGTCTGAAACGCAAACCACAAAATACACACTTTCTGGGTTGGAATACTTAAATGGGAAGCTTAAGGGGAACTAGCCTTATGTAACTAGAATGTTTTTTAGGGACTTAATGTATTCTACTTGTTTTTACTTTCTCTAACAGGGCTGGCCTGTGTTCATGGCCACTTTTATAAACAATGAAATGggtaaaagcattaaaatggccaaaaatagACTTCTACTGCATGTAAAAAGATGTGTTAAAAACTCAAAgagatgtcattccaaacctgtatgactttttttcttctgtagaggacaagagaataaattatgaaaaatgtctgtgttttttgtccacacaatgaaagtcagttgGGTCCCAtgctgttttggaccccactgagttttaatgtatgaacaaaaacagctaaacacaaaagaaagaaaatcataaatcattCGTAATGACATTAGAGAGAGTGCATGGctcacaaatataatttttgagtaaactaagGGATAgtttcaaaactgtatgactttctttcttctaaaaTCGTACATTTTTTAAACTCTTGCAGCTTGTTTTGACTGCATGACTGATTGTCCTTTACCCATTTTTCCATTACCCAATCAGGTGAGTGACGTCACATGGaaaaactcacaaacaaacaGTACATCCATGTGAGCCAAGTCAAACTTCACAAAAGTTCTGTGATCACTACAGGAGTTACGCAATGATGAAAGTAGTCGGAATTACCTGCTAGGTATTTCTTCAGGAGATACTGGAGGCCAAAAAACACCACCTCGTTAAACTGCGCCCCCTTTTTGCGCCGGCACTCGAAATAGGAGTACACCTTACTAACATTGGGTGGGTATTGCTTGTAGTGGGTAATCTGAAAGAAAGACAGCTTTGAGTATTAGAATTGTTTACACACTCTCAAATTCAGTACTTTTGTTAAtaatacactactggtcaaaagtgtgGGGCAAGATTTTTCAatgtcttaaaaacaaaaaacaatcaaatcaaggctgaatttatttgattgaaaatacagtaaaaacagtaatattgtgaaatattattacaatttaaaataattattttctatttccatatattatataatgcaatttattcctgtgatggcaaagctgaattttaagcaaccattactctattttttttttttttggacacattttcaggatcctttgatgaacaGACAGTACATGGATTTATTAACTGTCATttcagatcaatttaatgcatctttgctgaataaaagtcattaaaaattcataaaaaaaaaaactgaacacaaacttctgaacagtattgTACGTCATTATTGCATTGAAGACTACAGACCAACATCTGTAATGCACAACTGCATCACTTCCACACTCTTGCTAATCTGTCAGCTTCAAGCTGTGCGCATGGATCTCAC encodes:
- the LOC109066351 gene encoding nicotinamide phosphoribosyltransferase-like, with the translated sequence MMAAQDFNFLLATDSYKITHYKQYPPNVSKVYSYFECRRKKGAQFNEVVFFGLQYLLKKYLAGPVVTEEKIQQAKVFYQMHFKQAVFDEEGWRKVLEKYDGRLPIRIKAVPEGKIIPRGNVLFTVENTDPDFFWLTNYIETMLVQMWYPITVATISREFKKILAKHLKATTGSLEGLDIKLHDFGYRGVSSQESAALGGAAHLVNFCSTDTVAGLLMAQQYYGCPMAGFSIPAAEHSTIISWGKSREKDAFECLLDQFPSGPVAVVSDSYDIFKACKHIWGDKLKERVMERSEDSALIIRPDSGDPAQTLLEVLKILEECFGSSLNSIGYKVLPSYLRIIQGDGIDLNSINEVN